Part of the Candidatus Hydrogenedentota bacterium genome is shown below.
GCCTCGGGGGCGACCTCCGATACCCAGCGGTTGAAGAAGTCGGTGTGTTTTGCCTCTTCAAACAGGAAGGTTGTGAGGAACAGTTCTTCCTCGAGACGGCCCTCCTTCGCGATCACATCGATGAGCGGGAGCAAGTCGAGCGTCACGGCCTCTTCTCCAGCCTGAAAGAGCGAGGTGAGCAACAGCATGGCGTGTTGTTGAATCCCGGTGAGGCGGTGCCAGTCCTTTGCGTCTTGAGTGAGGTCGATATCCGACGGATTCCAGATTCCGAGGCGCTTGGCCTTTTCGAATAACACCATAGGCGGAGATTCGCGTCTCAAGGTACGGCTTGTTGAAACAAAAGACGTGTGTGACATCCGGTTCTACTCCTTCACGTATGTACCAAGACAGCCATTCTGCGGCGCAGACCATACGCCGGATTGGGCATTATGCACATGACAGTCCCCAAACTCTACGTGCGCTGGTGAGGGACGCAGGTGCTACCAATAGACCTTGCGGGAAGCGAATTGGTTTTTGGCAGAGGAATCCAGGTTGTTGGGGGGCCTGTAAACAAGCGCCGGGCGCCGCCTTTTGAGAAGCGGCGCCCGGCTTAAAGTGCGTATAGTGGAAATTTAGAACTTCAACACGGCCTCAAGACTAAAATAGTCCGCGTCTGCGTCATCTGTGCCCATAATGGAAGAGAGGCCGTTATTGGTGATGAACGCGCCATCTTGCGTGCCGTCGCCGCTGAAAAGGTGCTGCCACGTCGCACGAAACATCAAGTCTTCAGTATAGTCGTAGGTGACTTGGAGAGTGCTCATAAAGCCTATCTCGTCGCCTCCTTCCTGGGTCCAGAAACTGAGTGCGGGGGCCAATGGCACCCGAAAATCGCCAAACGTCACATACGCGGGCATGTCAAAAGGTTCTAGTGCCTCGTAGTAGGCGAGTTCCAGCTTAGCGGAGATGGTTTCGGTTGCCTGGAGTTCCACACCTGCGCGAGCTTGCCAGACATTCGACATGTTGCGTGGACGGTCCAAGATTTCAGTGTAGGTATACGAGGGGAATACGCGATTGAAGGAGACGCTGGCGTCCGGCGAACCGGTCCCCAGGAGCCATTCGAAGAAATCGACGTCGCGATTGTCTTCGCCGCCGAAATAGGCGCCGCCGATATAGGCGCGCCGCAACCACCACAACTCCATGGAGTACCCGACTTCAACATCGCCGCCCCACGCACTGAATTCCGCGCCATCGTCTCCGTAGTTAAACCCTATGGGACGGAATAGCGCACCAACGGCATCGGCCTCACCGAACTGATAGGCCAACTCGAGGTCGTAATCAAAATTGCCCGCTTTGCCGAAGAGGCGTGTTCCGACGGTGTGGAGTGTCGTGGGATCGTAATCGTCGCGGCCAAGCCAGTTTTCAAGCCATTCGATTGGCGCGACGAAATTTGTATCGCTTATGGAGCGCGCATCGCGCACGAACAGCCAGTAAGCTGAAACGCTGAGTGGTTCAATGGGTTTCAGTGTTGCGTAGACGCCATAGAAATCGACATCGCCGTCTTGTTCGCCGACGCCACCTTCAGCGAGTACCGATGCCCACGCATCGACGTCGAGGATATCGGAGGAATAGGTGAGGCGCAGTGCGTCGAACGGCTGCGAGCGGCCTGAAGACGCCGTGGCGCCAACAATCCATCCCTTGCCAAATTCCATCTTCTGACGGCCAACTCGCAGGCGAAGTGGAGTGCCGTACAACTCATCGGCTTCGATATATGCTTGAACGACCTCTACATCATCATTGGTGTTTGCCCTGGAATCGGCCCCAGTGATGTAGTCGGAGCGAAAATCTTCTCCGAAGATGTCGTAGGACTCCAGTTCGATTTGTGCCGCTACGTGGTCGGTGAAATCAGCCTTCACACTCAGGAGCGTCAGAATCTCCGTGAAGTCAAGGTCATTGCCCTTGTCGTCCCAATTGAAGACGCTAACTACACCGCGCTCATCGCCGATCGGGCGACGCGGCAGGAAGTTGCCGGGGATGCGTATTTCCCCTCGCGAATCGTCCGCATACGCGTAATCCCAATGGCGCCAGCGAACGCGGATCTTTCCGCCGACTTCGACGTTCTGCAATTCCGCCCAAACTGATGTCTGCACGAGAAGTGCACCAACAATCAATACCCCCAGACGTTTCATGGCGAGACTCCTTCCGCGTTCATAGATATAGCGTGTTTGGGCTCTTTACCCGTAAGCCCCAGAGAATCGTCACACACGTTTGTATGTGCATTACGATTGCAACACGTCTCCCCAGTACCCCATTGTCATCGCACAAACGTAGGGAAATAGTCAATCGGTTTGTCTTTGTCAGGCGAGAGTGTTTTGGGTCCAAGTCTTGACGGGCCACGGGGATTGCAGCGGCTTGGCCTCGTGGGCAAAATAGTGAGAGGGATCCAAGCCAGAGGCGGCCAGAGCCAAGGGAGCTTGGTGCGCGGGGGGGTACAGCTATCGTAAACGTGGCGTTTATCGGGGCAGGGCGCATAGCCGATTTGCATGCGTTGGGATACGCAGGCAATCCGGATGCCCGTATCTATGCGGTGTGCGACGTGTTGCCGGAACGGGCCGAGGCGCGCCGGAAGGAGTGGGGGGCGGAAAAGGCCTTCACGGATGTCCGGGAAGCGCTTGCCGACGCCAATGTTCACGCGGTCGAGGTACTCACGCCGTATGACACGCACGAACCGATTGTCACGGCCGCAATCCGAGCCGGGAAGCACGTCGCGTGTCAGAAACCCCTTACAACGAGCCTTGCAAGCGCGGATCGATTACTGGCCGAGGCGAAATCCTCGAATGTCGTGTTCAAGATAACGGAGGTCTACGTGACCTATCCGCCTCTTGTTCTGGCGAAGCAGTTGATCGATGAGGGGGCCATTGGCGAACTCGCGGGGATGCGGATTAAGTACGTGGCCAGTCCCAAAGGCGGCTGGCAGGTTTCCGAGTCGACTTATCAGCAGCAGTTTCGCATTGCGGCGCAGGGTTTCGGATACGAGACGTTCGATCACGGCCATCACGAGTGGGCTGTGGGGTGGTGGTTCCTTGGCGAGCCGGAGCGCGTGTGTGCGTGGGTCGATTCGCTCAACGGTATACTCGATACGCCCTCTGTGGTGATGTGGAAGAGCCGCAACTCGAAGCGTTACGGCGTGGTGGATTTTCTGCATGCCGCCGATTTGCACATCCCCTCGAACTACTATTCCAACGACGAATGGTTCGAGTTCACCGGAAGCCGGGGTATAATCCTCGTCAATCGGGGTACGGGGGAAATCCAGAAAGAGCGCGCGCCAGTGAGTGTGTTTGACGGAGAACGCTGGACGCACCACGAGGTACCCGCGGATTGGGGGGAAGGATTCAAAGGGTCCACGAGGAACTTCATCGAAGCGATCCATGGTCAGTCGCGCCCGTCGTTATCGGGCGAGGAGGGCCGTGAGGTGTTGCGGTTCGGTTTGGCCGTGATGGAGTCTGCGCGTAAGCGCCGTGAAGTGTACATTGACGAACTCGAACGCCCGTTTCCATGGTTGTATAACGTGCGCCGGAGGATGCGTGAGCGGGAGGACGTGATTGTTGGACCCAGGCGGAAACCCTGGTTTCAGTTTGGCGCGTCGACGGCCAAGTATGCGCCGCAGGCGCGCACGTTGACAGAGAGCCTGCCGCAACGGTTCGATCCTTCCGCAGTAGCCGGCTGGAGTTGCACCGTTTCGTTGATTCTGACCGGCGAGGGTGGCGTGCCCGATCAGAGCTTCGGCGTCTACGTGGGTGACGGGAGAATGGACGTGCGGACCGGCGACAGGCCGGCAAGTCCCGATCTGACGCTGCGCATGCCCGCGGGTACGTGGGCCGCGATTGTACTGGGGAAGAAGCGGTTGGAGACGGCCTTCTTTCAGGGCAAGATCAAGTTTGAGGGGAAAGGCGAAGAAGGGCTCAAGCTCAAGAGCGCCATCGGACTGTAGGCAAGGGGGGTGTCATGGGTTCAGTTTCAATCCGGGCAATTCGGGTGACGCATGGGTGAATTGTCGTTCCGTCAACGGCTAGCCTTCGGGATGGCCGGCATCACCATGAATCTACCCGACATGGTTTTCATGCAATGGCTGCTGGTGCGCTATGTCCGGCCCGGCGAAATGCAGCCGCTGGTTCCGCCCCTGCTTTTTGGCGTCATCGTTCTATTCGCCCGCATCATGGAAGCGATAGCGAATCCCGTGGTGGGCCATTGGAGCGACCAAACGCGTACCAAGTGGGGCCGCCGCATGCCGTATTTGCGGCTGGGAATTATCCCATTCGTCGTGGTCTTTTCCCTGTTGTTTGCGCCTCCCGTCGACCATCTTCACTGGATGAACGTCGCGTGGGTCTTCGTTTTGCTCCAATGTTATCTGTATCTCTATGCCGTGATTATCACGCCA
Proteins encoded:
- a CDS encoding alginate export family protein, whose protein sequence is MKRLGVLIVGALLVQTSVWAELQNVEVGGKIRVRWRHWDYAYADDSRGEIRIPGNFLPRRPIGDERGVVSVFNWDDKGNDLDFTEILTLLSVKADFTDHVAAQIELESYDIFGEDFRSDYITGADSRANTNDDVEVVQAYIEADELYGTPLRLRVGRQKMEFGKGWIVGATASSGRSQPFDALRLTYSSDILDVDAWASVLAEGGVGEQDGDVDFYGVYATLKPIEPLSVSAYWLFVRDARSISDTNFVAPIEWLENWLGRDDYDPTTLHTVGTRLFGKAGNFDYDLELAYQFGEADAVGALFRPIGFNYGDDGAEFSAWGGDVEVGYSMELWWLRRAYIGGAYFGGEDNRDVDFFEWLLGTGSPDASVSFNRVFPSYTYTEILDRPRNMSNVWQARAGVELQATETISAKLELAYYEALEPFDMPAYVTFGDFRVPLAPALSFWTQEGGDEIGFMSTLQVTYDYTEDLMFRATWQHLFSGDGTQDGAFITNNGLSSIMGTDDADADYFSLEAVLKF
- a CDS encoding Gfo/Idh/MocA family oxidoreductase, which gives rise to MAFIGAGRIADLHALGYAGNPDARIYAVCDVLPERAEARRKEWGAEKAFTDVREALADANVHAVEVLTPYDTHEPIVTAAIRAGKHVACQKPLTTSLASADRLLAEAKSSNVVFKITEVYVTYPPLVLAKQLIDEGAIGELAGMRIKYVASPKGGWQVSESTYQQQFRIAAQGFGYETFDHGHHEWAVGWWFLGEPERVCAWVDSLNGILDTPSVVMWKSRNSKRYGVVDFLHAADLHIPSNYYSNDEWFEFTGSRGIILVNRGTGEIQKERAPVSVFDGERWTHHEVPADWGEGFKGSTRNFIEAIHGQSRPSLSGEEGREVLRFGLAVMESARKRREVYIDELERPFPWLYNVRRRMREREDVIVGPRRKPWFQFGASTAKYAPQARTLTESLPQRFDPSAVAGWSCTVSLILTGEGGVPDQSFGVYVGDGRMDVRTGDRPASPDLTLRMPAGTWAAIVLGKKRLETAFFQGKIKFEGKGEEGLKLKSAIGL